The following proteins come from a genomic window of Desulfuromonadaceae bacterium:
- a CDS encoding TRAP transporter TatT component family protein: MTMTMQDGIKRGIGVLTLGCMLLLTGCFGRIPVALNDAILNQNDPETVSAGVPAYLILLDTLIADDPADTDLLRAGAKLYAFYGASLVEDRQRAARLTERARHYGEAAWCVVRRNDCDLTARPYDEFNQSLAGFDNDELPELYALAVSWLAWMQAHSDDWSALADLPKIESLLTHIVTLDNCYENGNPHLYLGILKSLRPAALGGRPEEGRIHFEQALVLSGGKALNFKVAYARYYARTVFDREVHDRLLTEVLDAETEQPGLTLLNVLAQREARQLLLSAEEYF; the protein is encoded by the coding sequence ATGACAATGACAATGCAGGACGGAATAAAGCGAGGGATTGGCGTACTGACACTTGGTTGCATGTTGTTGCTGACCGGTTGTTTTGGCCGGATTCCCGTCGCGCTCAACGATGCAATTCTCAATCAAAACGACCCGGAGACCGTTTCTGCCGGGGTTCCTGCCTACCTGATCCTCCTTGACACGCTGATTGCCGATGATCCTGCCGATACGGACTTGTTGCGTGCCGGGGCCAAACTCTATGCATTTTACGGGGCCTCCCTGGTTGAAGATAGACAACGGGCGGCGCGCCTGACTGAACGAGCCCGACATTATGGCGAAGCGGCATGGTGTGTAGTCAGACGTAATGATTGTGACTTGACAGCGCGCCCCTATGATGAATTCAATCAGTCACTTGCCGGGTTTGATAACGATGAATTGCCTGAGCTCTACGCTCTGGCGGTCAGCTGGCTGGCGTGGATGCAGGCGCATAGTGATGACTGGTCAGCGCTTGCCGATCTACCGAAGATTGAATCGTTGCTGACGCATATCGTGACCCTTGACAATTGCTACGAAAATGGCAATCCGCACCTTTATCTGGGGATTCTCAAGTCGTTGCGTCCGGCCGCTTTGGGAGGGCGACCTGAAGAAGGACGGATCCATTTTGAGCAGGCGCTTGTTCTTTCCGGTGGTAAGGCGTTGAATTTCAAGGTTGCGTATGCCCGGTATTATGCCCGAACAGTTTTTGACCGCGAAGTGCATGATCGTTTATTGACCGAGGTTCTGGACGCCGAGACTGAACAGCCAGGGTTGACCTTGCTGAATGTGCTGGCACAACGTGAGGCACGACAATTGTTGTTGTCTGCCGAAGAATATTTTTAA
- the dctP gene encoding TRAP transporter substrate-binding protein DctP — protein MNAFKVGGLSLLLLALLMSTATAMTFKVATIAPEGSYWITEMRKASATIKAQTAGRVNFKFYTGGVMGGENNVLRKIRLGQLHGGMFTGGGLEPVYPDLRLYSLPLLFNNLEEVDYVRERLDGPLRAGFEQAGFVSFGFAEGGFALMMSKTPIRTLADMDGRKVWVPEGDRVYYESMAALGLSPVSLPITDVLTGLQTGLVEVVGTSPIGALIFQWQTKIAYLTTTPMTYVMGVFALDKGAFDKVKEEDQQVVRDVMEPLFIAFDRRNRIDNREALNVLREQGVTIIDQTPVAAAEFRQRTRKAIDILAAEGFFDRELLRQLEAHLDDFRRSHQP, from the coding sequence ATGAATGCTTTCAAAGTTGGTGGACTCAGCCTGTTGCTGCTTGCCTTGTTAATGTCAACTGCGACCGCGATGACCTTTAAAGTTGCCACGATTGCGCCGGAGGGTTCGTACTGGATTACCGAGATGCGCAAAGCCTCTGCAACGATCAAGGCGCAAACTGCTGGCCGCGTCAATTTTAAATTTTATACCGGCGGGGTGATGGGGGGAGAAAATAACGTCTTGCGCAAGATTCGTCTGGGGCAGTTGCACGGAGGGATGTTTACCGGCGGCGGGCTTGAACCGGTTTATCCCGACCTGCGTCTGTATAGTTTGCCGTTGCTTTTTAATAACCTGGAAGAAGTTGATTACGTGCGCGAGCGGCTTGACGGGCCTTTGCGGGCCGGTTTTGAACAGGCTGGTTTTGTCAGTTTTGGCTTTGCCGAGGGCGGTTTTGCGCTGATGATGAGCAAGACTCCAATCCGTACCTTGGCAGATATGGACGGACGCAAAGTCTGGGTTCCGGAGGGGGATCGGGTTTATTACGAATCGATGGCTGCCCTGGGTTTATCCCCGGTATCATTGCCAATTACCGACGTGCTGACCGGGTTGCAGACAGGTCTGGTTGAAGTTGTTGGCACTTCACCGATTGGTGCCTTGATTTTTCAATGGCAGACTAAAATAGCCTACTTGACGACCACTCCGATGACCTATGTGATGGGGGTTTTTGCCCTGGATAAAGGTGCCTTTGATAAAGTCAAAGAGGAAGATCAGCAGGTGGTTCGAGACGTGATGGAACCGCTTTTTATCGCTTTTGATCGTCGTAACCGGATTGATAATCGTGAAGCACTGAATGTGTTGCGTGAGCAGGGGGTGACAATTATTGATCAGACTCCGGTAGCGGCGGCCGAGTTTCGGCAGCGGACCCGCAAGGCCATCGATATTCTTGCCGCAGAAGGTTTTTTTGATCGTGAACTGTTGCGGCAACTCGAAGCACATCTTGACGACTTCCGGCGTTCACACCAGCCGTGA
- a CDS encoding TRAP transporter small permease produces MIDSSGKKSAARVLTILWKIGKGGEDLLLVVLLLVMIGLAGLLILLRNVFDSGLIWGDELLRLLILWLCLVGAVAASRDDNHINIDLLSRFLPPSVQLMVRMFTDMFTVVVCLVLAWYSWSFVRMEIEFGAQVLIDYPSWLAQIILPAGFGLIAYRYLWHFIRRASCLLGKRAVS; encoded by the coding sequence GTGATCGATTCGTCAGGCAAAAAAAGCGCCGCGCGCGTACTGACCATCCTCTGGAAGATCGGCAAGGGGGGGGAAGATCTGTTGCTGGTGGTGTTGTTGCTGGTGATGATCGGTTTGGCGGGATTGTTGATTCTGCTGCGCAATGTGTTCGATAGCGGGTTGATCTGGGGGGACGAGCTGCTGCGCCTCCTCATCCTGTGGCTCTGTCTGGTCGGTGCCGTTGCTGCAAGCCGCGATGATAATCACATTAATATTGACCTGTTATCCCGCTTTTTACCACCCTCTGTGCAACTGATGGTGCGGATGTTCACCGACATGTTTACCGTCGTCGTCTGTCTGGTTCTCGCGTGGTACTCGTGGTCATTTGTCCGTATGGAGATCGAATTCGGTGCGCAGGTTCTCATTGATTATCCATCCTGGCTGGCGCAGATCATTCTCCCGGCGGGATTTGGACTGATCGCGTATCGTTACCTCTGGCACTTCATTCGCCGGGCGTCATGCCTGCTGGGGAAACGGGCGGTATCGTGA
- a CDS encoding TRAP transporter large permease subunit produces the protein MILGGVLLALVALCGAPLFAVIAASALLGFYRAEIDLSVVPVEIYRLAEMPILLAIPLFTFAGYLLSESNAPRRLVRLTQALIGWVPGGLAVVSLATCAIFTAFTGASGVTIVALGALLYPALREAGYPESFNLGLVTTSGSLGLLFAPSLPLILYGVVAQQADIGAPVTIDALFLAGIIPGLLMVVSLSCWSFWVNRGRRRSLTEFSWREVAHAFRAAVWELPLPIVVLGGIYSGYFAVSEAAAVTAFYVLIVEILILRDVSVRQLPAIIRQSMLMVGGILLILGVSLASANYMIDSGAPQKLFSLINEHVSSKFTFLILLNIFLLLLGAFLDIFSALVLVVPLILPVAVGYGVHPVHLGIIFLANMQIGYLTPPVGINLFIASYRFKKPITELYLATLPFLLILLLCVALITYFPILSLYLTD, from the coding sequence GTGATCCTGGGAGGGGTGTTGCTGGCCTTGGTCGCGCTTTGCGGGGCGCCCTTGTTTGCGGTTATCGCCGCAAGTGCCCTGCTCGGTTTTTATCGCGCGGAAATCGATCTTTCGGTGGTGCCGGTTGAGATCTACCGCTTGGCGGAAATGCCAATTTTGCTGGCGATCCCGTTGTTTACTTTTGCGGGCTATTTGCTGAGCGAAAGCAATGCCCCGCGGCGATTGGTGCGTTTGACCCAGGCATTGATCGGCTGGGTTCCCGGCGGTCTTGCGGTGGTCTCGTTGGCGACCTGCGCGATCTTTACGGCATTTACCGGAGCTTCCGGGGTAACGATTGTTGCCCTCGGCGCGTTGCTCTATCCGGCCTTGCGCGAAGCCGGATATCCTGAATCTTTCAATCTCGGACTGGTGACGACCTCGGGGAGCCTCGGATTGCTCTTCGCCCCGTCATTGCCATTGATCCTCTACGGGGTTGTTGCACAACAGGCGGATATCGGCGCCCCGGTGACGATTGATGCCCTGTTTCTCGCCGGTATTATTCCCGGTCTGTTGATGGTGGTTTCGCTGTCATGCTGGAGTTTTTGGGTCAATCGTGGCCGACGGCGTTCGCTGACAGAATTTTCCTGGCGGGAAGTTGCCCATGCGTTTCGCGCAGCGGTGTGGGAGCTGCCGCTGCCGATTGTGGTTCTGGGAGGGATCTACAGCGGCTACTTTGCAGTTTCTGAAGCTGCCGCAGTCACTGCTTTTTATGTGCTGATTGTCGAAATCCTGATTTTACGCGATGTTTCTGTGCGTCAGCTGCCCGCGATTATCCGCCAGTCAATGCTGATGGTGGGAGGGATTCTCCTGATTCTCGGAGTGTCACTGGCTTCAGCTAATTACATGATCGACTCTGGTGCCCCCCAGAAGCTCTTCAGCTTGATCAATGAACACGTTTCAAGTAAATTTACATTTTTAATTCTGCTCAATATTTTTTTGCTATTGCTCGGGGCCTTTCTTGATATATTCTCTGCACTGGTTCTGGTGGTCCCGCTTATTTTGCCGGTTGCCGTCGGCTATGGTGTTCATCCGGTCCATCTTGGAATTATATTTCTGGCCAATATGCAGATCGGTTATCTGACACCGCCAGTCGGAATCAATCTTTTTATTGCCAGCTATCGTTTTAAAAAACCGATTACTGAACTTTATCTGGCGACACTGCCATTTTTACTGATCTTGTTACTGTGTGTTGCCTTGATCACCTATTTCCCGATTCTATCGCTTTATCTGACTGACTGA
- a CDS encoding DUF177 domain-containing protein, which translates to MLIKLEELGSTPLVMERKEPIASFPELERIGRANELTFSDAVDLLLHCSQVGGFVEVCGRLELTVEGICSRCLAPAVMPIISDFTLTYTSDFPGVSDEETGDEVELSAEEMNLISFHGDEIDLATEIQEQIIVALPVKLLCREECQGLCPRCGTDLNQQPCACEPEVFNSRFDVLKKLKS; encoded by the coding sequence ATGTTGATCAAACTTGAAGAACTAGGCTCAACCCCTCTGGTTATGGAGCGTAAAGAGCCAATCGCGTCCTTTCCGGAGCTTGAGCGTATCGGCCGAGCGAATGAACTGACGTTTTCCGATGCAGTTGATTTGCTTCTGCATTGCAGTCAGGTGGGCGGTTTTGTCGAGGTGTGCGGGCGGCTTGAATTGACAGTGGAGGGGATCTGCAGTCGGTGTCTTGCTCCTGCGGTCATGCCGATCATCAGCGATTTCACTCTCACCTATACATCGGATTTTCCCGGTGTCAGTGATGAAGAGACCGGGGATGAAGTTGAACTGAGTGCCGAAGAGATGAATTTGATTTCATTTCACGGCGACGAGATTGATCTTGCCACCGAGATTCAGGAGCAGATTATTGTTGCGTTGCCCGTTAAGCTCCTGTGTCGGGAAGAGTGCCAGGGGCTTTGCCCGCGCTGCGGTACCGACTTGAACCAGCAACCTTGTGCGTGCGAGCCGGAAGTATTCAATTCCCGCTTTGACGTTTTAAAAAAATTGAAGAGCTGA
- the rpmF gene encoding 50S ribosomal protein L32, translating into MAVPKKKTSKSKRDMRRSHDALIAPGISTCPECKEPKPAHRVCPSCGFYKGKEVVSTDK; encoded by the coding sequence ATGGCAGTGCCGAAGAAAAAGACCTCAAAATCGAAGCGCGATATGCGTCGTTCACATGATGCGTTGATCGCCCCGGGAATTTCGACTTGTCCGGAATGTAAAGAACCGAAGCCGGCTCATCGCGTTTGTCCGAGTTGCGGCTTTTACAAGGGTAAAGAAGTCGTTTCCACCGATAAATAG
- the plsX gene encoding phosphate acyltransferase PlsX, producing MIVAVDVMGGDNAPAIEVSAAVQAARDWGFSIVLVGDQARIAAELLKHDHRRLSLEIQHASEVVGMDDSASDAVRKKKDSSIRVAFELVKAGRAHAVVSAGNSGATMAAGMFVLKRLPGIDRPAIATVMPTTKDHVLVLDAGGNVDCKSLHLVQFALMGEVYVQQILGKSKPVVGLLSNGAEESKGTELTREVHQLLKNCCAGYRGYIEGRDVFNGQVDVVVCDGFVGNIVLKVAEGLAEAIKVMLSREIKSRFLAKTGYLLMQPAFKAFAKKIDYAEYGGAPLLGIGGTGMICHGGSNERAVMNAIRMAHDFTAQRVNEKLLAHLREAYDGSAEVVDK from the coding sequence ATAATCGTTGCGGTTGATGTCATGGGCGGCGACAATGCCCCCGCCATTGAAGTCTCCGCCGCTGTGCAGGCTGCACGTGACTGGGGTTTTTCGATCGTCCTGGTTGGCGACCAGGCGCGGATTGCAGCTGAATTACTCAAGCACGATCACCGTCGATTGTCGCTTGAAATTCAACATGCCAGTGAAGTTGTCGGGATGGATGATTCCGCTTCCGATGCTGTGCGCAAGAAGAAAGATTCATCGATTCGGGTTGCTTTCGAGCTGGTCAAGGCCGGTCGGGCACATGCGGTTGTGAGTGCCGGAAATTCCGGTGCAACGATGGCGGCCGGCATGTTTGTCCTGAAGCGCCTCCCCGGGATTGATCGCCCGGCAATAGCGACAGTCATGCCGACAACCAAGGATCATGTCCTGGTTCTTGATGCCGGCGGCAATGTCGATTGCAAGTCACTCCATCTGGTGCAGTTTGCATTGATGGGGGAGGTTTATGTCCAACAGATCCTCGGCAAGTCAAAACCGGTGGTAGGGTTGCTTTCAAATGGAGCAGAAGAGAGCAAAGGGACCGAGCTGACACGTGAGGTACATCAATTACTGAAGAACTGCTGCGCCGGTTATCGCGGTTATATTGAGGGGCGTGACGTTTTTAATGGTCAGGTTGACGTCGTTGTCTGTGATGGTTTCGTTGGAAATATCGTTCTCAAGGTTGCCGAAGGGTTGGCTGAAGCGATCAAAGTGATGCTGTCCCGTGAAATAAAATCACGATTTTTGGCAAAAACGGGTTATCTGCTGATGCAACCGGCCTTTAAAGCGTTCGCTAAAAAAATTGATTACGCCGAATATGGCGGCGCTCCACTGTTGGGGATTGGCGGTACCGGAATGATCTGCCATGGTGGTTCAAATGAACGCGCGGTGATGAACGCGATCCGCATGGCACACGATTTTACCGCGCAACGTGTCAACGAAAAATTACTTGCGCATTTGCGCGAGGCGTATGATGGTTCTGCTGAGGTCGTTGACAAGTAG
- the fabD gene encoding ACP S-malonyltransferase, translating into MIAFVFPGQGSQHAGMGKDLVDNFPVARAVFEEANDALGCDLATLCFNGPDEDLKLTTNTQPAILTTSIAALKVLEQETGLVPAYVAGHSLGEYSALVCAGGLTFADAVRTVRKRGAFMQEAVPVGVGAMAAVIGLDAALLDEVCATAAAGEVVSPANFNSPGQVVIAGHATAVERAMSLALKKGAKRALRLPVSAPFHCSLMAPAGERLDEVLAAIEPGALRLPVVTNVEATPNVDASRIRHLLVAQVSAPVRWDDSVVRMAELGVERFIEIGPGKVLCGLIKRIARQVSTANIEDCDSLQKII; encoded by the coding sequence ATGATAGCTTTTGTCTTTCCCGGACAGGGATCGCAACATGCTGGAATGGGTAAGGATCTCGTCGATAACTTCCCTGTTGCCAGGGCGGTTTTTGAAGAAGCAAACGATGCCCTCGGCTGCGATCTGGCCACCCTTTGTTTTAATGGTCCCGATGAAGATTTGAAGTTGACAACCAATACCCAGCCGGCAATCTTGACAACCAGTATCGCTGCTCTTAAAGTGCTGGAACAGGAGACCGGGCTGGTTCCTGCGTACGTTGCCGGACATTCGCTCGGCGAATATTCCGCGCTGGTCTGTGCCGGCGGGTTGACGTTTGCTGATGCGGTACGCACCGTTCGCAAGCGCGGCGCGTTCATGCAGGAAGCTGTGCCGGTCGGGGTTGGAGCGATGGCCGCAGTAATCGGGCTCGATGCCGCACTGCTTGATGAGGTTTGCGCGACAGCTGCGGCGGGGGAGGTTGTTTCTCCTGCGAATTTCAACAGTCCCGGTCAGGTGGTAATTGCCGGTCATGCGACTGCCGTTGAACGGGCGATGTCGCTGGCGCTGAAAAAAGGTGCAAAACGGGCGCTGCGACTTCCGGTCAGCGCGCCATTTCACTGTTCTTTGATGGCTCCTGCCGGTGAAAGGCTGGACGAAGTACTGGCAGCGATTGAACCCGGTGCGTTGCGTCTTCCGGTAGTGACAAATGTTGAGGCTACGCCGAATGTCGACGCTTCACGCATCCGCCATTTGCTGGTCGCGCAAGTCAGCGCTCCGGTGCGCTGGGATGACTCCGTTGTCCGCATGGCCGAGCTCGGCGTCGAGCGTTTCATTGAGATTGGTCCCGGAAAAGTGCTCTGTGGTTTGATCAAACGGATTGCCCGGCAGGTCTCTACGGCAAACATTGAGGATTGTGACAGTCTGCAAAAAATCATTTAG
- the fabG gene encoding 3-oxoacyl-[acyl-carrier-protein] reductase, whose amino-acid sequence MPKNKVAIVTGASRGIGRSIAFALANQGANIVAVDIDLPNTEATVAELKAVGVEAIAVQGNVTAVADVEKMVAAAMDKFGKIDILVNNAGITRDALLLRMKDEDWDAVLSVNLKGAFLCTRATAKIMSKQRYGRIINIASIVGQMGNAGQANYCASKAGLIGLTKSNARELARRNVTVNAIAPGFIATEMTDKLPESERQKLTTQIPMERLGTPDDIANAVLFLAAESSAYITGQVVAVNGGMYM is encoded by the coding sequence ATGCCAAAAAACAAAGTAGCTATCGTGACCGGTGCGTCACGCGGAATTGGTCGAAGTATTGCTTTTGCACTGGCAAATCAGGGGGCGAATATCGTTGCCGTCGATATCGACTTGCCAAACACCGAAGCGACAGTGGCTGAACTTAAGGCAGTCGGGGTTGAGGCCATTGCCGTTCAGGGCAATGTGACCGCCGTTGCAGATGTCGAGAAAATGGTTGCTGCGGCTATGGACAAATTCGGTAAAATCGATATTCTCGTCAATAACGCCGGAATTACCCGCGATGCGCTGCTGCTACGGATGAAGGATGAGGACTGGGATGCGGTTTTGTCGGTCAATCTCAAGGGGGCCTTTCTCTGTACCCGGGCTACCGCAAAGATTATGTCGAAGCAGCGTTACGGACGCATTATTAATATTGCTTCGATCGTCGGGCAGATGGGGAATGCAGGGCAGGCGAACTATTGTGCCAGCAAAGCGGGGCTGATTGGACTTACCAAATCGAATGCTCGTGAACTGGCACGTCGCAACGTGACTGTGAATGCTATTGCTCCCGGCTTTATTGCCACCGAGATGACAGACAAGTTGCCAGAGAGTGAACGTCAGAAATTGACGACACAAATTCCAATGGAGCGTCTTGGCACTCCGGATGATATCGCCAACGCGGTACTTTTTCTTGCTGCGGAAAGTTCCGCTTATATTACTGGTCAAGTCGTCGCCGTCAATGGCGGCATGTATATGTAA
- the acpP gene encoding acyl carrier protein gives MASIEERVKQIVTEQLGVDEEQVTNEASFMEDLGADSLDTVELVMALEEEFDIEISDEDAEKIQKVQDAIDYITEKS, from the coding sequence ATGGCTTCTATCGAAGAACGCGTAAAGCAGATTGTTACTGAACAACTCGGAGTTGATGAGGAGCAGGTTACGAACGAGGCTTCTTTTATGGAAGATCTCGGTGCAGATTCTCTCGATACGGTTGAACTGGTCATGGCGCTTGAAGAAGAATTCGATATCGAAATTTCTGATGAAGATGCCGAAAAGATTCAAAAAGTTCAAGATGCAATCGATTATATTACTGAGAAATCCTGA